The genomic segment GCGGCCATCTTGCCGAGGTGCTGGAGGACTGGCTGGCCTCGGCCGATCTCCCGCTGCGCGTCTCCACCGTCGTGGAGCCCGAACCGCTGGGCCGTGGCGGTGGGCTGAAGTACGCCGCCGCCCGGCTGCCCGACTCCGAAGAGCCGTGGTACGCCACCAACGGGGACATCTGGACGCGCTTCTCACTGCGCGAGATGGCCGCCTTCCACGCCGAACGCGACGCCACCGCCACCCTGGCGCTGGCCCGCCCCCGCATCCCCTGGGGGGCGGTCGAGACGGACGCGTTCGGGCACATCACCGACTTCATCGAGTCGCCCCCTTCCCCGTATCTGATCAACGCGGGGGTGTACGTGTTCTCGCCCGCGTTCACGGCGCTGCTGCCGGACCGGGGCGACCATGAACGTACGACGTTCCCCGGCCTGGCCCGCAGCCGTCGGCTGGCCGGCTATCCGCTGCCGCACGGGGCCTACTGGCGGGCCATCGACACCGCCAAGGACCTCACCGAGGCGGCGAAGGAGCTGGGCTCCCGGAGAGGCTGACAGCCGCGTCAACAGCGGAAGGGGCGGTCACCCGGGTTCCGGACGACCGCCCCTCCCTCTCTTCCTCGTGGTCAGCCGAGCAGGCCGCCGATCGGGTTCTGACCGCCGCCGGAGGTTCCGCCGTCGCCGCCACCGTCACCGCCGGTCGAGCCGCCGCCGTCCGAACCACCGGAGGACGAGGAGCCTCCGCCGTCCCCGTCGGAGCCCGAGGAGGACGGCCCCGAAC from the Streptomyces sp. AM 4-1-1 genome contains:
- a CDS encoding nucleotidyltransferase family protein, with translation MHTYPTQAVVLAGGQGSRLRPYTDDRPKPMVEIPGTGTPIIGHQLSWLAAEGVTDAVVSCGHLAEVLEDWLASADLPLRVSTVVEPEPLGRGGGLKYAAARLPDSEEPWYATNGDIWTRFSLREMAAFHAERDATATLALARPRIPWGAVETDAFGHITDFIESPPSPYLINAGVYVFSPAFTALLPDRGDHERTTFPGLARSRRLAGYPLPHGAYWRAIDTAKDLTEAAKELGSRRG